In Terriglobus sp. TAA 43, a single window of DNA contains:
- a CDS encoding type II secretion system protein: MRMRTAKSELDSGQGGFTLVELIVVVGILAILASAAIPVTRWQVKRTKERELRTALWQMRSAIDRYKDAADRGAFQTKLDSFNYPPDMETLVDGVDVQTKKVKFLRSIPKDPMTGDTDWQLRSMQDEPDTTGWGGQNVFDVHSKSQGTALDGTKYSEW, encoded by the coding sequence ATGCGCATGCGAACGGCGAAATCCGAGCTGGACTCTGGTCAGGGCGGTTTCACCCTTGTCGAACTCATCGTGGTAGTCGGCATTCTCGCGATCCTTGCGAGTGCCGCCATCCCGGTTACGCGTTGGCAGGTGAAGCGGACCAAGGAAAGGGAACTGCGCACGGCACTTTGGCAGATGCGCTCGGCCATCGATCGGTACAAGGACGCCGCAGACCGCGGCGCCTTCCAGACCAAGCTCGATAGCTTCAACTACCCGCCGGACATGGAAACACTGGTCGACGGCGTGGACGTCCAAACCAAGAAGGTGAAGTTTCTCCGGAGCATTCCGAAGGACCCCATGACCGGCGACACCGACTGGCAGCTTCGCTCCATGCAGGACGAACCGGACACCACCGGCTGGGGCGGCCAGAACGTCTTCGACGTACATTCCAAGAGCCAGGGCACTGCTCTGGATGGGACAAAATATTCAGAATGGTAG
- the smpB gene encoding SsrA-binding protein SmpB, whose amino-acid sequence MPHSPAVFQQNPSKKPAQRDPVAVGQRDAAVNRSASHNYFLTDRFECGIALRGTEVKSIREGKAQLKDAYGLINNGEAFLLNAHIGAFSHGNVMNHEETRTRKLLLHKEELRKLTARTKEKGFTLIPTRFYFKNGRVKCELALARGKQDWDKRETERNREADREARAAVARSQRR is encoded by the coding sequence ATGCCGCATTCTCCCGCCGTATTTCAGCAAAACCCCTCGAAAAAACCAGCGCAACGCGACCCTGTCGCGGTGGGCCAGCGGGATGCTGCCGTAAATCGTTCTGCCAGCCATAACTACTTTTTGACAGACCGCTTTGAATGCGGCATTGCCCTGCGCGGTACCGAAGTGAAAAGCATCCGCGAAGGTAAGGCGCAGCTCAAAGACGCCTATGGGCTGATCAACAATGGCGAGGCATTTTTGCTGAATGCGCACATTGGCGCGTTTTCGCACGGCAATGTGATGAACCACGAAGAGACGCGCACCCGCAAATTGCTGCTGCACAAAGAAGAGTTGCGCAAGTTGACGGCACGTACCAAGGAAAAGGGATTCACGCTGATCCCTACGCGTTTCTACTTCAAGAATGGCCGCGTAAAGTGCGAATTGGCGCTCGCCCGCGGTAAGCAGGACTGGGATAAGCGCGAAACGGAACGCAACCGCGAGGCGGATCGCGAAGCACGAGCTGCAGTTGCGCGTAGCCAACGTCGATAG
- the yihA gene encoding ribosome biogenesis GTP-binding protein YihA/YsxC — protein MKLNAQFLLSAFAPEHFPNQARTGGAPEVAFLGRSNVGKSSLINALLGAGMAKVSSTPGRTRSINFFGLYPVTSGGQQKPLPALVFADLPGYGYAKISKSISAEWSGFIDPYLTEREQLALCCCLVDTNIPPQPSDTQLMDFLRHEQRPFVVIGTKSDRLSNNTLSKSIAALKREHGIDEVIAVSVERGKSDKGLRALWERLESVIPA, from the coding sequence ATGAAGCTGAATGCACAGTTCCTGTTGTCGGCGTTTGCGCCGGAACATTTCCCCAATCAGGCACGCACAGGCGGCGCACCCGAGGTCGCGTTTCTGGGCCGCTCGAACGTGGGCAAGTCAAGCCTGATCAATGCTTTGCTGGGCGCAGGGATGGCGAAGGTCTCGTCCACGCCAGGGCGGACACGATCGATCAATTTCTTTGGGTTGTATCCGGTAACGTCCGGTGGGCAACAGAAGCCGCTGCCCGCGCTGGTATTTGCTGATCTGCCGGGATATGGGTACGCGAAAATTTCAAAGTCGATCTCGGCAGAGTGGTCCGGTTTCATTGATCCGTACCTGACGGAGCGTGAACAACTGGCGCTGTGCTGCTGCCTGGTGGACACGAATATTCCTCCGCAGCCCAGTGATACTCAGCTGATGGATTTTCTGCGGCATGAACAGCGCCCATTTGTGGTGATTGGAACCAAGAGCGATCGGCTGAGCAATAACACTCTTTCAAAGTCCATTGCCGCGCTGAAGCGGGAGCATGGGATTGATGAAGTGATTGCGGTTTCCGTGGAGCGCGGGAAAAGCGATAAGGGGCTGCGTGCCCTGTGGGAGCGGTTGGAGTCGGTGATTCCGGCTTAA
- a CDS encoding S9 family peptidase yields the protein MLKAGRFPFFPDNVQYWFETKRAFGAASYGASEFGEVMATVNRITSGDPDGWYTEWTATAERVLAEAESQRERGHRVSARDSYLRATTYFRTAEFFLHGNPDDPRIYSSYQKSIAAYKVCCALCDPPVLPVEIPYEGTTLPGYYHRVDESDTKRPLFIIHSGFDGSAEELHGEGAIAGLERGYNVLTFDGPGQYGPIHRERLPFRPDWEKVVTPVVDFALTLPGVDPDKIALMGISLGGYLAPRAAAFEKRIAALVANDGVYDYGIANLGSNVSPEQLPVIESMVRAPEAPELDAKLEEEKKSSPVAAWALEHGMFVTGTKSPRAYIAASLEYHLRNGIAEQIACPTLVLEAEDDLFFKGQPQALYNHLTCPKTFVRFTAEEGAGAHCQVGAHRMAFARIYDWLDETFADV from the coding sequence ATGTTGAAAGCGGGACGCTTTCCCTTCTTCCCTGACAATGTGCAGTACTGGTTTGAAACAAAGCGCGCCTTTGGTGCAGCGAGTTATGGCGCTTCAGAGTTTGGCGAAGTGATGGCTACGGTCAATCGCATTACTTCTGGCGATCCGGATGGCTGGTATACAGAGTGGACCGCGACAGCAGAACGTGTGCTGGCAGAAGCGGAGTCGCAGAGAGAGCGAGGACATCGTGTGAGCGCGCGCGATAGTTATCTGCGAGCCACAACTTACTTCCGCACCGCGGAGTTTTTCCTGCATGGCAACCCGGACGATCCGCGCATTTACAGCTCCTATCAAAAATCCATTGCGGCGTATAAGGTGTGTTGCGCGCTGTGTGATCCGCCTGTGCTTCCGGTGGAGATTCCGTATGAGGGCACGACGTTGCCGGGCTATTACCACCGCGTGGATGAGTCCGACACGAAACGTCCGCTGTTCATCATTCATTCCGGTTTCGATGGCTCTGCCGAGGAGTTGCATGGCGAAGGCGCAATCGCGGGCCTGGAGCGCGGCTATAACGTTCTGACGTTTGATGGTCCGGGACAGTATGGCCCCATTCATCGCGAACGGCTTCCGTTCCGACCGGACTGGGAAAAGGTGGTAACGCCGGTGGTGGATTTTGCATTGACGCTGCCCGGAGTTGATCCAGACAAGATTGCTTTGATGGGCATCAGCCTGGGAGGCTATCTGGCACCGCGGGCGGCGGCTTTTGAGAAGCGGATTGCGGCCCTGGTGGCCAATGACGGCGTCTATGACTATGGGATTGCAAATCTTGGCAGCAATGTATCGCCAGAACAACTTCCCGTGATCGAGTCCATGGTCCGCGCACCGGAAGCTCCGGAGTTGGATGCAAAGCTGGAAGAAGAAAAGAAGTCGTCTCCCGTGGCGGCGTGGGCGCTGGAGCACGGCATGTTCGTGACCGGCACAAAGTCACCGCGTGCGTACATTGCGGCCAGTCTGGAGTACCACCTTCGAAACGGAATCGCCGAGCAGATCGCCTGTCCCACGTTGGTTTTGGAGGCAGAAGACGATCTTTTCTTCAAAGGTCAACCGCAGGCCCTTTACAACCACCTGACCTGCCCGAAGACGTTTGTGCGCTTTACCGCAGAAGAAGGCGCTGGAGCGCATTGCCAGGTGGGCGCGCATCGCATGGCGTTTGCACGTATTTACGATTGGCTGGATGAAACGTTTGCGGACGTGTGA
- a CDS encoding response regulator transcription factor produces MKDRSLQDGFEEDHIPNEGIRVILADSQAIYRVGIRKVFALEDDIRVVAQAETLSNLYSALQRFPADVVILEGNLIAGVVDAIPELIRRAPQAKIIVQVTESNESTTVELYRRGVRGVVPRAISPDLLVKCVRKISAGETWIDNQSVSWVIEAYRAQATAIMSPRSKPHLSPKEVQIISCITRGMRNKEIAYHVGTTEQVIKNYLRKIYDKLGVSDRLELALYCMHHQLLKDYPQDQQLP; encoded by the coding sequence GTGAAGGATCGTTCCCTGCAGGATGGCTTTGAAGAAGATCACATTCCCAATGAAGGAATCCGTGTCATCCTCGCCGATTCACAGGCGATTTACCGCGTCGGCATTCGTAAAGTCTTCGCACTTGAGGACGATATCCGGGTCGTAGCGCAGGCGGAGACATTGTCCAACCTCTACTCCGCCCTCCAGCGATTTCCAGCCGATGTCGTCATCCTGGAAGGTAACCTCATTGCTGGCGTAGTCGACGCCATTCCAGAACTCATTCGTCGTGCCCCGCAGGCAAAAATCATCGTTCAGGTAACCGAGTCGAACGAGTCCACAACGGTGGAACTCTATCGTCGCGGTGTTCGCGGAGTGGTTCCACGCGCCATCTCGCCTGACCTGCTGGTCAAATGCGTCCGCAAAATCTCCGCGGGTGAAACATGGATCGACAATCAGTCTGTCTCCTGGGTCATTGAAGCCTACCGTGCCCAGGCGACGGCGATCATGAGCCCGCGGAGCAAACCGCATCTTTCGCCGAAGGAAGTGCAGATCATCTCCTGCATCACCCGCGGTATGCGCAACAAGGAAATCGCGTATCACGTCGGCACCACGGAGCAGGTCATCAAGAATTACCTGCGCAAAATCTACGACAAACTCGGTGTCAGCGATCGCCTGGAACTTGCGCTCTACTGCATGCACCATCAGTTGTTGAAGGATTATCCGCAGGATCAGCAACTTCCCTAG
- a CDS encoding cohesin domain-containing protein yields the protein MTIQKPGRGACTTLGRSLFHAGAAAAFLIGTAAVTVPPAHAQSASSWSKRGVDAESREDWDAAFEAYRQAHLLKPNDLRYKTHFERARFSAAAAHVDRGRVLRQSGDIHGALTEFERALSIDGGNQSAQQEITVTERILANTPTSNLDLPAPTGPAPELATLGEPLKLKPVSSDPLTLSMVEDTKVLYQAIGKAAGLNVIFDPDYTSRRIQLDLKSVSLADGLRILGTQSGTFYKPVTSNTIFVAQNTQQKRQDLQTRAVQTFYLSNAATQADQNELLTALRNVLEQDVKIFLVPSQNAIVERGTPDQLMLTQELLNNLDRPHSEVVVDVAVLEVNRDHSRNLGLTLPQSVTITPQVANSTNSSSSSSTSGTTTTTTSPTLNTFANLTASNFAVSVGNATVAALLSDSDTRILQNPRIRATDGQRAQLKIGQKIPVATGSYSSGASTAIVSSLVNTQFTYMDIGVNIDLTPTVHQDREISLKMKLEISTHASDVTISGVTEPVIGQRTVDQVIQLKEGEPSILAGILTRQETDSLSGTPGLSEIPILKNIFSTHNRDRSQDEVVFLLIPHIVREPLITRLNTRAIDTGSGQSIELRREVVAEALAGDNSASMTTGAFQQQRAQNLPPSAPITAAQAASAMIGQIGNENTPAAQAAAAALKQNSQPVGQPAAQPAAGAQPVSFAVAPGQANQAVGSTFQMAVIASGAKDLYSVPLQVQFNPAVLSLVNVDSGEFLSRDGQSVAVVHRDEGNGTTTISISRPPAVRGVDGQGSVCVLTFKANAAGDSTVSLSKVGAKNSSQVNLPAVGSQATVHVK from the coding sequence TTGACGATTCAGAAACCGGGCAGAGGCGCATGTACGACGTTGGGCCGTAGCCTATTCCACGCGGGCGCTGCCGCCGCATTCCTTATTGGTACCGCTGCCGTCACTGTGCCGCCGGCACACGCTCAGTCAGCTTCGTCATGGTCCAAGCGCGGCGTAGATGCCGAGTCCCGTGAGGACTGGGACGCTGCGTTTGAGGCATACCGCCAGGCGCATCTGCTCAAGCCAAACGACCTTCGCTATAAGACGCACTTTGAGCGCGCACGCTTTTCCGCTGCCGCCGCCCACGTCGACCGTGGTCGCGTCCTTCGTCAGAGTGGCGACATCCACGGTGCGCTGACCGAGTTTGAGCGTGCCCTCTCCATTGACGGCGGCAACCAGTCCGCGCAGCAGGAGATCACGGTCACCGAGCGGATACTCGCCAACACACCGACCAGCAATCTGGACCTGCCCGCTCCCACGGGGCCCGCGCCGGAACTCGCCACCCTGGGCGAGCCGCTAAAGCTGAAGCCTGTTTCATCGGACCCCTTGACGCTGAGCATGGTGGAAGACACCAAGGTGCTCTATCAGGCCATCGGTAAAGCCGCCGGCCTCAACGTTATCTTCGATCCCGATTACACTTCGCGCCGCATCCAGCTCGATTTGAAGAGCGTTTCTCTGGCAGACGGTCTGCGCATTCTCGGCACGCAGTCCGGCACATTTTACAAGCCGGTCACGTCGAACACGATCTTCGTTGCGCAGAACACGCAGCAGAAGCGCCAGGATCTACAGACGCGCGCCGTACAAACCTTCTATCTCTCCAACGCCGCCACGCAGGCTGACCAGAACGAACTGCTGACCGCGTTGCGCAATGTGCTGGAGCAGGACGTCAAAATCTTCCTCGTTCCCAGCCAGAACGCCATCGTGGAACGCGGCACGCCTGACCAGCTCATGCTCACGCAGGAGCTGCTGAACAACCTCGATCGTCCGCATAGCGAAGTCGTGGTGGACGTGGCTGTACTTGAAGTCAATCGCGATCATTCGCGTAATCTCGGCCTCACGCTGCCGCAGAGCGTTACCATCACGCCGCAGGTTGCGAACAGCACCAACTCGTCATCTTCAAGCTCCACCAGCGGCACCACGACAACCACGACCTCACCCACGCTGAACACCTTCGCGAACCTGACTGCCAGCAACTTTGCCGTCAGCGTAGGCAATGCAACGGTGGCAGCGCTGCTTTCTGACAGCGACACACGCATCCTGCAGAACCCGCGCATCCGCGCAACGGACGGGCAGCGCGCTCAGTTGAAAATAGGTCAGAAGATTCCGGTGGCTACCGGTTCGTACTCCTCCGGTGCATCTACGGCCATCGTGTCCTCACTGGTGAACACGCAGTTCACCTACATGGATATCGGTGTGAACATCGACCTCACGCCGACCGTTCACCAGGATCGCGAAATTTCACTCAAGATGAAGCTGGAAATCTCCACCCACGCCAGCGACGTCACCATCTCCGGCGTCACGGAGCCAGTCATCGGCCAGCGTACGGTCGATCAGGTCATCCAGCTCAAAGAGGGCGAACCCAGCATCCTCGCCGGTATCCTCACGCGGCAGGAAACAGACTCGCTCTCTGGCACACCCGGTCTGTCTGAAATTCCGATCCTCAAGAACATATTCAGCACGCACAATCGCGACCGTTCGCAGGACGAAGTTGTCTTCCTGCTGATCCCGCACATCGTGCGCGAACCGCTGATCACGCGGCTGAACACGCGCGCTATCGACACGGGCTCTGGGCAGTCGATTGAACTCCGTCGCGAAGTTGTTGCTGAGGCGCTTGCAGGTGATAACTCTGCCAGCATGACCACCGGCGCCTTCCAGCAGCAGCGTGCGCAGAACCTGCCGCCCTCGGCTCCCATCACGGCAGCGCAGGCCGCATCCGCCATGATTGGCCAGATCGGCAATGAGAACACGCCCGCCGCACAGGCCGCTGCGGCTGCGCTGAAGCAGAATTCACAGCCCGTCGGACAACCCGCAGCCCAGCCCGCGGCTGGTGCACAACCGGTAAGTTTCGCCGTCGCTCCGGGCCAGGCAAATCAGGCTGTCGGCAGCACCTTCCAGATGGCGGTGATCGCCTCCGGCGCGAAGGATCTGTACTCCGTGCCGCTGCAGGTGCAGTTCAACCCCGCCGTCCTGTCGCTGGTCAACGTCGATTCGGGCGAGTTCCTCTCCCGTGATGGCCAGTCCGTCGCAGTGGTGCATCGCGATGAAGGCAACGGCACCACCACCATCTCCATCTCGCGTCCGCCTGCTGTGCGCGGCGTAGATGGCCAGGGATCGGTGTGCGTGCTCACCTTCAAGGCGAACGCCGCGGGCGACTCCACCGTCTCGCTCAGCAAGGTCGGCGCGAAGAACAGTAGCCAGGTCAACCTGCCCGCGGTCGGTTCGCAGGCCACGGTCCACGTGAAGTAA
- a CDS encoding type II secretion system protein encodes MMQRRKNDEGFTLLELLFVMVIIGVLAAMAVPAYTRHLRAAKEAVLKQDLHVMREAIDSYTVDKQKAPQTLDDLVTAGYLKALPMDPITNRKDSWMGDRTDSYNSVDETQTGINDVHSGAQAASLDGSLYSTW; translated from the coding sequence ATGATGCAAAGAAGGAAGAACGACGAAGGCTTCACCCTCCTGGAGCTTCTCTTCGTCATGGTCATCATCGGCGTACTCGCTGCGATGGCAGTACCGGCGTACACGCGGCACCTTCGTGCTGCGAAAGAAGCAGTCCTCAAACAGGATCTGCACGTCATGCGTGAAGCCATCGACAGCTACACCGTCGACAAGCAGAAAGCCCCGCAGACACTGGATGATCTCGTCACCGCTGGTTATCTGAAAGCTCTGCCCATGGATCCCATCACCAACCGCAAGGATTCCTGGATGGGCGACCGCACCGACAGCTACAACTCTGTCGATGAGACCCAGACTGGCATCAATGACGTCCATAGCGGAGCCCAGGCCGCCTCACTCGACGGCTCACTTTATTCCACCTGGTAA
- a CDS encoding PilZ domain-containing protein, with the protein MRNGVRFPLRLKVHVETEQGAFDAETEDVSASGVLFRTQAEAPPVNAELSWTMVLPREIMGGPADTEVHCVGRVIWRNSGQGGQQIGAVIDNYRIAGGSK; encoded by the coding sequence ATGCGGAACGGTGTACGTTTTCCCCTCAGGTTGAAGGTGCACGTGGAAACCGAGCAGGGTGCGTTTGACGCAGAAACAGAAGACGTTTCAGCCAGCGGCGTGCTCTTCCGCACGCAGGCGGAGGCGCCCCCCGTCAATGCCGAACTGTCATGGACGATGGTCCTGCCACGTGAAATCATGGGCGGACCTGCCGATACCGAGGTCCACTGTGTGGGCCGTGTTATCTGGAGAAATTCGGGGCAGGGTGGTCAACAGATTGGCGCAGTCATCGACAATTACCGCATCGCCGGGGGGAGTAAGTGA